A window from Aneurinibacillus sp. REN35 encodes these proteins:
- a CDS encoding helix-turn-helix transcriptional regulator: MENKIKEYREKRSVSQGKLAELCNVSRQTINAIENNKYDPSLQLAFDIAKQLGTTMEDLFIPLENGGKKNG; the protein is encoded by the coding sequence ATGGAAAATAAAATTAAAGAATACAGGGAAAAAAGGAGTGTTTCACAAGGAAAATTAGCAGAGTTATGTAATGTAAGTAGGCAAACAATTAATGCAATTGAGAACAACAAATATGATCCAAGTTTACAGTTAGCATTTGACATCGCAAAGCAATTAGGTACAACGATGGAGGACTTATTTATACCGTTGGAGAATGGAGGAAAAAAGAATGGATAA